From the Teredinibacter turnerae T7901 genome, one window contains:
- the tssA gene encoding type VI secretion system protein TssA — MSSASLFDIEQILSPIPGEVDTGVDVRTDPSPTSTYQTIKAARSAARAAERNSIHDGHSNEADDHWRVIKNLAPELIAAQAKDLEVACWYTEALLRSNGFQGLRDGFRLMLGLIENFWPNLYPMPDEDGIETRVACLAGLNGEGAEGVLIAPIRRTEITEGSTIGPFTYWEYQQALDCQKVADEKSKQAKIAKLGFSLDNIETAIRETDNLFFENIRDDLTDAITNYRKVSQLLDEHCGTYDAPPTRTIIEVLEECLGAINHLAKDKLPLPETPQETPVEEPHQAEEQAANVPQQVQISAPTHLENREAAFRQLVDIAEFFRKNEPHSPVSYMLQKAVKWGRMPLNELMQELIPDTSSRSHFSEITGVLAEDE; from the coding sequence ATGAGCTCAGCTAGTCTTTTCGATATAGAGCAAATATTGTCGCCTATTCCAGGCGAAGTCGACACGGGTGTCGATGTGCGCACGGACCCCTCGCCAACATCCACGTATCAGACCATTAAAGCGGCGCGCAGCGCAGCGCGTGCTGCCGAACGCAATAGTATTCATGATGGCCACAGTAACGAAGCGGACGATCACTGGCGAGTTATCAAAAATCTAGCGCCTGAGCTTATCGCGGCGCAGGCAAAAGATCTGGAAGTCGCCTGTTGGTATACAGAGGCACTGCTCCGCTCAAACGGATTTCAAGGCCTGAGAGATGGGTTTCGGCTCATGCTGGGGCTGATAGAAAATTTTTGGCCAAATTTATACCCAATGCCCGATGAAGATGGCATTGAGACGCGCGTGGCCTGCCTGGCCGGTCTTAACGGCGAGGGTGCTGAAGGTGTGTTGATCGCCCCGATTCGACGTACAGAAATTACAGAAGGCTCGACAATTGGCCCTTTCACCTACTGGGAGTACCAACAGGCACTGGATTGCCAAAAAGTTGCTGATGAAAAGTCCAAGCAGGCAAAAATTGCCAAGCTCGGTTTCAGCCTAGACAATATAGAAACTGCAATACGAGAAACGGACAACCTCTTTTTTGAAAACATTCGGGATGATTTGACGGACGCGATCACAAACTACCGAAAGGTTAGTCAACTTCTGGATGAACACTGCGGGACCTACGACGCGCCGCCCACACGAACCATAATCGAGGTTCTGGAAGAATGTCTTGGCGCAATCAATCACCTTGCTAAGGACAAGCTTCCACTTCCGGAAACCCCTCAGGAAACACCCGTCGAGGAACCGCATCAGGCGGAGGAGCAAGCGGCCAATGTACCGCAACAAGTACAGATTTCCGCTCCAACCCATTTAGAAAATCGAGAAGCCGCATTTCGACAATTGGTTGATATCGCTGAGTTTTTCCGCAAAAACGAACCCCACTCCCCCGTATCCTACATGCTCCAAAAGGCAGTAAAGTGGGGTCGTATGCCGCTAAATGAATTGATGCAGGAATTGATACCCGACACATCTTCGAGAAGTCACTTTAGTGAGATAACCGGCGTGCTAGCCGAAGATGAATAA
- the icmH gene encoding type IVB secretion system protein IcmH/DotU: protein MSNNDRTVFRQPTPGGERGGDRTVMRPRSSAARPSSRGSQSAAPQRHQPATVASDPHAAQFANGRGLNTLVSLAATLLAVYEKTRHSMTHADTAGLHKRLCNEIRNFEVNARDAGIRQEVVISARYVLCSILDEAVLNTPWGSESAWAQRSLLSVFHNETSGGEKFFLILDRVRQSPSENLEMLELFYVCLSMGFEGKFRLMSRGRDGIEEIRDDLFSTIRRYRGEYERDLSTHWQGLGRTKKTLAEYLPVWVAVVVVGAILLFGFSGFRYWLYERATPVVEQLNVIALPPESAEPENGTLR, encoded by the coding sequence ATGTCTAACAACGATCGAACGGTTTTCAGGCAGCCAACTCCCGGCGGCGAACGGGGCGGTGATCGAACCGTTATGCGTCCTCGCAGCTCGGCAGCCAGGCCGTCATCACGGGGTTCGCAGAGCGCTGCACCGCAACGTCATCAGCCGGCAACAGTCGCCAGCGATCCACACGCGGCGCAATTCGCAAATGGCCGGGGCCTCAACACCTTGGTGAGTCTGGCGGCAACGCTCCTTGCAGTGTATGAAAAAACCCGTCATTCAATGACGCATGCGGATACCGCCGGATTGCATAAGCGTCTGTGTAATGAGATCCGCAATTTTGAGGTTAACGCTCGCGATGCGGGTATTCGTCAGGAGGTCGTTATTTCCGCGCGTTACGTGCTTTGCTCAATTCTGGACGAGGCGGTTCTCAATACACCCTGGGGCAGCGAAAGCGCTTGGGCACAGCGATCTCTGTTGTCGGTTTTTCACAATGAAACCTCAGGCGGAGAAAAGTTTTTCTTAATTTTGGATCGTGTGCGTCAGTCGCCTTCAGAAAATCTCGAGATGTTGGAGTTATTTTATGTCTGCTTAAGTATGGGGTTTGAGGGCAAGTTTCGGTTGATGTCGCGCGGAAGAGACGGAATAGAGGAAATTCGCGACGACCTATTCTCAACGATTCGACGATATCGCGGTGAATATGAGCGAGATCTCTCGACACATTGGCAAGGGCTGGGGCGTACCAAAAAAACCCTGGCAGAGTATCTCCCCGTATGGGTCGCAGTTGTTGTCGTGGGTGCAATATTGCTGTTCGGCTTCTCTGGTTTCCGTTATTGGCTTTATGAGCGCGCGACCCCCGTGGTTGAGCAGCTCAATGTCATCGCATTGCCGCCAGAATCCGCCGAGCCTGAGAATGGAACTTTACGTTAA
- the tagH gene encoding type VI secretion system-associated FHA domain protein TagH produces MVLKVEVLQSPQGVAMAEASKSISEQGGSLGRGENNTWVLDDPERFLSSRHCEFDCDGSTYYLTDVSTNGTFVNGSPDPLGRGVRVALSGGDTIEIGEYQFRVAIEGDTAHSMPLEPVAGSPVLDPFASPSSPFDQPVSSIPADLDDPLAEFGSGLSSGGGLLPDSDLALNETDPLAALDKAAADPFTASSDPFGISETNDFGTESFPYGQNTYSDNSDPLSGSFDAPKSSGAGLIPEDWEDDLLGAEPLPTFDEPPKPAAPPLVTAADELVAKRPNPRPTPRSRPAENNARRDLSQPNRVIRKASRPATTEKRTPLDRSSANDTVEQAAVPKSKPSPRHASTSEVAINSALFESMGLDVSQLSQEEQQEVACAVGELMPVVVEGMMRVLRSRASIKNEFRMSVTTMQPIENNPLKFSADKGEALDIMFVRKSKAYKAPVAAFSEGFDAIAEHQVAIIAGIRAAFTKMVEHFDPAALEQQFDKQNKGVNIPGMQKSRYWNSYTAYFQGFMDNMEQSFQNLFGDEFVRAYEDQLFKLMTARNISEK; encoded by the coding sequence ATGGTATTAAAAGTGGAAGTGTTGCAGTCGCCGCAGGGAGTTGCCATGGCTGAGGCGAGCAAGTCCATTTCTGAGCAGGGTGGCTCATTAGGGAGAGGCGAAAATAATACCTGGGTATTAGATGACCCAGAGCGTTTTCTTTCGAGCCGACATTGCGAATTCGACTGTGACGGCAGCACGTACTATCTTACCGACGTTAGCACTAACGGTACTTTTGTGAATGGCTCTCCAGATCCACTCGGCCGAGGTGTCCGCGTCGCTTTGTCTGGCGGAGATACCATCGAGATAGGCGAGTACCAGTTTCGCGTTGCTATAGAAGGCGATACAGCCCATTCAATGCCACTCGAACCCGTGGCTGGAAGCCCTGTACTTGATCCTTTTGCCTCGCCTTCATCTCCGTTCGATCAGCCGGTGTCATCTATACCTGCAGATTTGGACGATCCACTCGCCGAATTTGGGAGTGGTTTGAGTTCAGGTGGCGGACTCTTGCCCGATAGCGATTTGGCATTAAATGAGACAGATCCTCTGGCAGCGCTGGATAAAGCCGCAGCTGATCCGTTTACTGCGTCGTCTGATCCGTTTGGTATTTCGGAAACCAACGACTTCGGCACAGAGAGTTTTCCATATGGCCAGAACACCTACAGCGACAATAGTGACCCCCTCAGCGGTTCGTTTGATGCACCCAAAAGCAGTGGAGCCGGCCTAATACCCGAAGATTGGGAAGACGACCTTCTCGGGGCAGAGCCTTTGCCCACGTTCGACGAGCCTCCCAAGCCGGCGGCGCCTCCTTTAGTTACCGCCGCTGACGAGCTGGTTGCAAAGCGGCCCAACCCGAGACCAACCCCCAGGTCGCGGCCCGCTGAAAACAATGCGCGTCGTGATTTGTCGCAGCCCAACCGTGTTATACGCAAAGCTTCGCGTCCCGCGACAACAGAAAAGCGCACTCCGCTGGATCGTTCATCCGCAAATGACACTGTCGAGCAAGCTGCTGTTCCCAAGAGCAAGCCCAGCCCAAGGCACGCGAGCACATCCGAAGTTGCAATTAACTCAGCATTGTTTGAGTCAATGGGGCTGGATGTCAGCCAGCTGTCGCAGGAAGAGCAGCAGGAGGTAGCTTGCGCAGTTGGTGAACTCATGCCAGTAGTCGTAGAGGGGATGATGCGGGTGTTGCGTTCACGTGCGAGTATCAAAAACGAATTCCGCATGAGCGTTACTACCATGCAACCGATAGAAAACAACCCGCTAAAGTTTTCCGCCGACAAAGGCGAGGCACTCGACATTATGTTTGTACGAAAAAGCAAGGCTTACAAGGCTCCGGTTGCCGCTTTTTCCGAAGGTTTCGATGCTATTGCCGAGCACCAGGTTGCCATCATCGCTGGCATACGTGCTGCTTTCACAAAAATGGTGGAACATTTTGACCCTGCGGCTTTAGAGCAGCAATTCGACAAGCAAAACAAAGGCGTGAATATTCCAGGAATGCAGAAATCTCGCTACTGGAACAGCTACACGGCCTATTTTCAAGGGTTTATGGATAACATGGAACAGTCCTTTCAAAACTTGTTTGGGGACGAGTTTGTACGCGCATACGAAGATCAGTTATTTAAGCTGATGACAGCGAGAAATATATCCGAAAAGTAA
- the tssC gene encoding type VI secretion system contractile sheath large subunit: MANNEELMEGQASATEVATDLSFLEQAIDATKQTPRDETEELLKTLTREATKGTVKWDKNLSVTINAAINAIDEAMSNQLRAIMHHEKFQTLEGSWRGLQYLVMNSETSSHLKLRVMNISKKELKRDLEKAVEFDQSQIFKKVYESEFGTAGGEPYAALVGDYDFSSHPDDISLLTKMSNIAASGFCPFVSSAAPQMFGFESFTELSKPRDLEKIFESAEYIQWRSFRESEDSRFVTLTMPRTLARLPYGAATKPVEEFNFEEGNVTADGKHLENEHDSYCWMNAAYTLGATLSKAFASYGWCTSIRGAEGGGKVEGLPSHVFVSDDGDTDQKCPTEIGITDRREAELSKLGFLPLCHYKNTDFAVFFGAQTTQKPKKFDDPDASANSAISARLPYIMATSRIAHFLKVMARDKIGSFMEADEAERWLNKWLSQYVNGTPGASAEMKAKYPLAEARVEVKEVPGQPGVFNAVAYLRPWLQVEELTASLRLVANIPKAG; encoded by the coding sequence ATGGCGAATAATGAAGAATTAATGGAAGGCCAGGCGAGTGCAACAGAAGTTGCCACGGACCTGAGCTTCCTCGAACAAGCGATTGACGCAACCAAACAAACGCCACGCGATGAAACCGAAGAGCTGTTGAAGACACTCACTCGTGAAGCAACGAAAGGCACTGTAAAGTGGGACAAAAACCTCAGCGTAACAATCAACGCTGCGATTAACGCGATCGACGAGGCAATGTCTAATCAGTTGCGGGCCATCATGCACCATGAAAAGTTTCAAACGCTGGAAGGTTCATGGCGTGGCTTGCAGTACCTGGTGATGAATTCTGAAACAAGCTCGCACCTTAAACTGCGAGTGATGAATATCAGCAAAAAAGAGCTCAAGCGCGACTTGGAAAAGGCGGTCGAATTCGACCAAAGCCAGATATTCAAGAAAGTGTACGAAAGCGAATTCGGCACTGCGGGTGGAGAACCCTACGCCGCTCTCGTCGGCGACTACGACTTTTCATCTCACCCCGATGATATTTCTCTGCTCACCAAAATGTCGAATATCGCCGCATCTGGTTTCTGCCCATTTGTTTCATCAGCAGCACCACAAATGTTTGGTTTCGAATCATTTACAGAGCTCTCTAAACCTCGCGACCTGGAAAAAATATTCGAATCTGCGGAGTACATTCAATGGCGGAGTTTCCGCGAAAGTGAAGACTCCCGCTTTGTAACCCTGACCATGCCCCGCACGCTCGCACGCCTGCCGTATGGCGCAGCCACAAAACCGGTAGAAGAGTTCAATTTCGAAGAAGGTAACGTTACCGCCGACGGTAAGCATCTCGAGAATGAGCACGATTCCTATTGCTGGATGAACGCGGCTTATACGTTAGGTGCAACACTGAGCAAAGCTTTCGCCAGTTATGGTTGGTGCACCAGTATTCGAGGTGCTGAGGGTGGCGGTAAGGTAGAAGGTCTACCCAGTCACGTTTTCGTAAGTGATGATGGCGATACCGATCAGAAATGCCCAACCGAAATAGGCATCACAGATCGCCGTGAAGCAGAACTGAGTAAACTTGGTTTTCTGCCGCTGTGTCATTACAAGAACACAGATTTTGCGGTATTTTTCGGCGCGCAAACTACGCAAAAGCCGAAGAAATTCGACGACCCTGATGCCTCTGCCAATTCTGCCATATCTGCGCGCCTGCCCTACATCATGGCCACTTCCCGTATCGCCCACTTTCTCAAAGTTATGGCACGGGACAAAATTGGCTCCTTTATGGAAGCCGATGAAGCCGAGCGCTGGCTAAACAAATGGCTGAGTCAATATGTGAATGGAACACCGGGCGCTAGCGCAGAAATGAAAGCGAAGTATCCTTTAGCAGAAGCCCGCGTGGAAGTGAAAGAAGTCCCAGGTCAGCCAGGAGTATTTAACGCAGTAGCCTATTTGCGACCCTGGCTCCAAGTGGAGGAACTGACCGCGTCGCTGAGGCTCGTCGCCAATATTCCTAAAGCGGGTTAA
- the tssC gene encoding type VI secretion system contractile sheath large subunit codes for MLTSDFAEESADRTATTTSVVGTLTTLDKFLASPASFDSLVSFVNTYFIEPPATAEELYCEIDQIIASIDELVISQLNAILHHPNFQKIEASWRGLWYLVVQAEGVRNLKIKLLNANWLEVTKDIERALDFDQSQLYQKIYSEEYGTPGGEPYGVIIGDYDIHHKPNAQHPDDISTLDGLADIGSAAFTPFILGASPQLLGSNNFTELGQGSRLGDVFSQSEYIRWRSLREKPEARFVGLTLPRILMRTPYRKTTGSYKGLRFRELPGNANQEAYLWGNAAYAFGGILIREFAAVGWFGHIRGVPRDLLGGGLVTNLPMDSFDTDKTGVAFKPATDILITDALEREISELGMVPLCHCYNTPFAAFYSNQSVQSVNRASNSTTAINYKLSTMLQHVLCASRVAHYIKVMIRDKVGSFLSAEECQVYLGTWLRRYTTGRHDLEWEQQARYPLREANVTVREHPEKPGQYLCVIHLVPHYQIDQMVSELELVTELVQSN; via the coding sequence GTGTTAACGTCAGATTTTGCAGAGGAATCAGCCGATAGAACCGCGACGACTACGTCAGTGGTAGGCACGTTAACCACCCTCGATAAATTTTTGGCCTCACCAGCTTCGTTCGACTCCCTCGTCTCTTTTGTAAATACCTATTTCATTGAGCCGCCCGCAACCGCAGAAGAGTTGTACTGCGAAATTGATCAAATTATTGCGTCTATTGATGAACTGGTGATATCACAGCTCAACGCGATCTTGCATCACCCAAACTTTCAGAAAATCGAAGCGTCCTGGCGTGGGTTATGGTATCTCGTGGTACAGGCCGAAGGTGTACGAAATCTAAAAATCAAACTGCTAAATGCGAATTGGCTAGAGGTCACGAAGGATATTGAACGCGCACTGGATTTCGACCAAAGCCAGCTCTATCAAAAAATCTACAGTGAAGAATATGGCACACCCGGCGGTGAACCTTACGGCGTGATTATTGGTGATTATGATATTCACCATAAACCGAATGCACAGCACCCCGATGATATATCCACTCTAGACGGCCTTGCCGACATTGGCTCCGCGGCCTTCACGCCATTTATCCTAGGTGCCTCGCCTCAGCTCCTCGGCAGCAATAATTTTACAGAGCTGGGTCAGGGGAGCCGACTTGGCGATGTATTCTCGCAGTCTGAATATATCCGCTGGCGTAGCCTCAGAGAAAAGCCTGAAGCCAGATTCGTTGGCTTGACTTTGCCGCGTATTCTTATGCGGACACCCTATCGCAAAACAACGGGCAGCTACAAAGGCCTGAGATTTCGCGAACTACCGGGCAACGCCAATCAGGAAGCCTACCTATGGGGAAATGCCGCCTACGCCTTCGGCGGCATACTGATTCGGGAATTTGCGGCCGTGGGCTGGTTTGGTCACATCCGAGGCGTACCTCGCGATTTGCTGGGTGGTGGACTTGTTACCAATTTGCCGATGGACTCTTTCGACACGGACAAAACCGGTGTCGCATTCAAACCCGCAACCGACATTCTTATTACAGATGCGCTGGAGCGAGAAATTAGTGAGTTGGGAATGGTCCCTCTCTGTCATTGTTACAACACACCTTTTGCGGCGTTTTACAGTAACCAGTCAGTGCAATCTGTTAATCGCGCGTCTAACTCTACGACGGCAATTAACTACAAGCTTTCTACTATGCTGCAACACGTGCTATGCGCCTCTCGCGTAGCACACTACATCAAGGTGATGATACGCGATAAAGTCGGGTCGTTTTTGTCCGCTGAGGAATGCCAGGTTTACCTCGGCACTTGGCTCCGCCGTTACACCACCGGGCGTCACGACCTGGAGTGGGAACAACAGGCTCGCTACCCGCTGCGTGAAGCTAATGTAACGGTGCGAGAGCATCCGGAAAAACCGGGCCAATACCTCTGTGTGATTCACCTTGTACCTCACTACCAGATCGATCAGATGGTGTCTGAACTCGAATTGGTTACAGAATTGGTTCAATCCAACTAG
- the tssK gene encoding type VI secretion system baseplate subunit TssK gives MSLESKVVWKEGMFLNPQHFQQQERYLERYVHERCAAAAEYEWGMQLFDIDQQLLKLGKISVTKAKGIFPDGTPFNAPDVDDVPPVLDVPENTLNARVYLSVPLRRPGAVEVQAEDGLQGLARFLSCEHEVRDVTKEGGDAHKLSLGKLRLKLLLDSDDRSGYACIGVLKISEIRNDREIVLDDKHILSCLDCRASSKLTGFLTEVVGLLTQRAQAIAGRLADTARGGTAEVADFMMLQFLNRMEPFMKHLSQLQGVHPLQLYQHIIQLAGEISTFASPTKRAAEYPPYLHHELQSSFLPIMNSLRASLSMVYEQTAVSLPLVEKKYGIRVSEINDRTLISTAVYVLAVRADISEEAVRARIPAQIKIGPVERIRQLVNAAMPGIQIKPLPVAPRQIPFRAGYTYFQLEKQTPLWRELASSGGFALHIGGEFPGIEMEFWAIRQ, from the coding sequence ATGTCACTAGAGAGTAAAGTTGTCTGGAAAGAGGGGATGTTTCTTAATCCTCAGCATTTTCAGCAGCAGGAGCGGTACCTGGAGCGATATGTTCACGAGCGGTGCGCCGCCGCTGCGGAGTATGAGTGGGGTATGCAGCTCTTCGACATAGACCAGCAGTTACTTAAACTGGGGAAAATATCTGTCACTAAGGCCAAGGGTATATTTCCTGATGGAACGCCGTTCAATGCTCCAGATGTAGATGACGTTCCGCCGGTGCTGGATGTACCGGAGAACACGCTTAATGCGCGCGTTTACCTCTCGGTTCCGCTGCGCAGGCCCGGTGCGGTAGAGGTGCAAGCAGAAGATGGGTTGCAAGGTCTTGCCCGCTTTTTAAGCTGCGAGCACGAAGTCCGCGATGTAACGAAAGAAGGCGGAGATGCACACAAACTAAGCCTAGGCAAATTGCGGCTGAAGTTGTTGTTGGATTCAGATGATCGCAGCGGCTATGCATGTATTGGCGTACTTAAAATTTCCGAGATCCGTAACGATCGCGAGATAGTTCTCGATGACAAGCATATATTGAGCTGTCTTGATTGCCGTGCCTCGTCTAAATTAACCGGTTTTTTAACGGAGGTTGTTGGGTTGCTAACCCAGCGGGCTCAAGCGATCGCCGGGCGACTTGCCGATACCGCGCGGGGTGGTACTGCAGAAGTTGCTGACTTTATGATGTTACAGTTTTTAAACCGGATGGAGCCGTTCATGAAGCACCTGTCCCAGTTACAGGGTGTTCATCCCCTTCAGCTCTATCAGCACATCATTCAATTGGCCGGTGAAATTAGTACGTTTGCGAGCCCGACGAAACGCGCCGCCGAATACCCACCTTATTTACATCACGAGTTGCAGTCATCGTTTTTGCCAATAATGAACTCGTTGCGTGCCAGTTTATCGATGGTGTATGAGCAAACTGCAGTTTCATTGCCCCTGGTGGAAAAAAAGTACGGTATCCGTGTTTCTGAAATTAATGATCGCACTCTAATAAGCACTGCTGTTTATGTATTGGCGGTGAGGGCCGATATCTCCGAGGAAGCCGTGCGCGCCCGCATTCCTGCGCAAATTAAGATCGGACCAGTGGAGCGAATCCGACAGCTGGTGAATGCGGCAATGCCCGGTATTCAGATAAAGCCGCTTCCTGTGGCTCCTCGCCAAATTCCTTTCCGCGCGGGTTATACCTATTTTCAATTAGAAAAACAGACACCACTATGGCGGGAATTGGCGTCCTCGGGCGGATTTGCACTGCATATAGGTGGTGAATTCCCTGGAATAGAGATGGAATTCTGGGCCATTAGACAATAA
- the tssJ gene encoding type VI secretion system lipoprotein TssJ: protein MKYCLKVCLLVAGLVLLSACDSMNNKVGGVLNLDTDLKLVVIAAEDVNPDEGGHPSPVFVRLYELKDTATFMKSDFLSIYERDTEVLGNELVARQELKRLAPGDSREERFVLNPETQYVALFAEFFDYKDARYKVMFAVTTNNIVRNRMEVRLTKNNIYLEK, encoded by the coding sequence ATGAAATACTGTTTGAAGGTCTGTCTGCTGGTCGCGGGCCTGGTTTTGCTATCGGCTTGCGATTCGATGAACAACAAAGTAGGTGGCGTATTAAATCTGGATACCGACCTTAAGCTGGTTGTAATTGCCGCCGAGGATGTCAACCCCGATGAAGGCGGCCATCCTTCTCCTGTATTTGTTCGTCTTTATGAATTAAAAGACACGGCAACATTTATGAAGTCGGATTTTCTGTCGATCTACGAGCGCGATACTGAAGTATTGGGAAATGAGCTGGTTGCGCGTCAGGAACTAAAACGTCTTGCTCCAGGAGACAGCCGGGAAGAACGTTTTGTTCTGAATCCGGAAACACAATATGTCGCCCTGTTTGCCGAATTTTTCGATTACAAAGACGCACGCTATAAAGTTATGTTTGCGGTAACAACAAATAATATAGTCCGCAACCGCATGGAAGTAAGACTGACTAAAAATAATATCTATTTGGAAAAATAA
- the tssB gene encoding type VI secretion system contractile sheath small subunit, with amino-acid sequence MSESMQDKLGRVRKPRVHITYDLETNGQVMEKEIPFVMGVMGDYSGDNADEKKPLKDRKFAQVDRDNFNELMAKINPQLNMKVENTVDNDGSEMAVNLSFNSMEDFEPQKLVDQVEPLRKLMETRNKLRDLLTKADRSEQLENVLEEVLSNTEALANLSGELGVENEGEKDGE; translated from the coding sequence ATGTCAGAAAGTATGCAAGATAAACTCGGAAGAGTCCGCAAACCCCGCGTACACATTACCTACGACCTCGAAACCAATGGCCAGGTAATGGAAAAAGAAATTCCCTTTGTAATGGGCGTAATGGGAGATTATTCGGGTGACAACGCCGATGAGAAAAAACCATTAAAAGACCGCAAGTTCGCACAGGTCGACCGCGATAACTTCAACGAGCTGATGGCGAAAATCAATCCGCAGCTAAACATGAAGGTAGAAAACACCGTAGACAATGACGGCTCTGAGATGGCTGTAAATCTGAGCTTTAACAGCATGGAAGATTTTGAGCCACAAAAGCTCGTCGACCAGGTGGAACCGCTGCGGAAGCTGATGGAAACCAGAAACAAGCTGCGTGATCTGCTCACCAAAGCGGACCGCTCCGAACAACTGGAAAACGTGCTGGAAGAAGTTCTGAGCAATACCGAAGCCCTGGCAAATCTCTCCGGTGAGTTGGGTGTAGAAAACGAAGGTGAAAAAGATGGCGAATAA